One Mycosarcoma maydis chromosome 9, whole genome shotgun sequence DNA window includes the following coding sequences:
- a CDS encoding uncharacterized protein (related to cop9 signalosome complex subunit 7a), whose product MAAVASVLAAPLTSTDRLEALLLVARSTKPRGAAAVNLIHQAVSAPGVFFFGELFDVAGVAELSMSSEIHLVAGYQLLCLFSYGTYTDYVHLNRSGCVPELSRDELQKLRQLTLLSLASQHKALSYALLHKAVGIPPDNSRELEDLIIETIYAGLISGKLNELQSRFEIHHVQGRDVPHPSLMSSPALSALSSLSSSTPQLDQIVASLQNWQSCTVSVLQSLQSRMDETRHSAADSALQHQQHRQALLHNLIESQHLLESQQQQQQPKKGKSAANPMDIDDVDNPWAAPKKKATVAGARGSKRSRA is encoded by the coding sequence ATGGCAGCAGTAGCATCGGTGCTGGCGGCGCCTTTGACATCCACGGACCGCCTtgaagcgctgctgctcgtcgctcgatCTACAAAGCCGCgtggtgcagcagcagtgaATCTCATCCATCAAGCTGTCTCTGCTCCTGgcgtcttcttctttggcgAGCTATTCGACGTAGCAGGTGTTGCGGAACTGTCGATGTCTTCCGAAATACACCTTGTGGCCGGCTATCAGCTACTATGTCTCTTCTCGTACGGCACATACACCGATTACGTGCATCTGAATCGATCTGGTTGTGTACCAGAACTGTCCAGAGATGAGCTGCAGAAACTTCGACAGCTGACGCTGCTATCTCTAGCGAGTCAACACAAGGCTCTATCATACGCATTACTCCACAAAGCCGTCGGTATCCCCCCGGACAACAGCAGGGAATTGGAGGACCTCATCATCGAAACTATCTATGCAGGCTTGATCTCAGGCAAGCTGAACGAACTACAGTCGAGATTCGAAATACACCACGTTCAAGGTCGAGATGTTCCGCATCCCTCTCTGATGTCATCACCAGCATTATCTGCGCTGTCATCTCTCAGCAGTAGCACGCCCCAACTGGATCAGATCGTTGCATCACTCCAGAACTGGCAGTCTTGCACGGTATCTGTGTTGCAAAGTCTACAATCACGGATGGATGAAACCCGTCACAGTGCCGCCGATTCAGCCCTccaacaccagcagcatcgccaagcaCTGCTGCACAACTTGATCGAATCGCAGCACCTGCTcgaaagccagcagcagcagcagcagccaaaaaAGGGAAAGAGTGCAGCCAATCCGATGGACATCGATGACGTCGATAATCCATGGGCCGCacccaagaagaaggctACCGTCGCAGGCGCCAGGGGTAGCAAACGGTCCCGCGCTTGA
- a CDS encoding uncharacterized protein (related to MGE1 - heat shock protein - chaperone) — MSSSVTRQLGSILRSASRSALAGSSKQSLASVAPRTYGLTSASRVMRFSTARTALNSAEKKKQDETKASGEAMGATDKDAAAGAGSEALQAQIKEKDAKIKELQEAILYGKADYQNLQRRSKDEKAQAGDFAITKLAKDLTSSIDILGLALKSVPEELRTAPKDLDLKDPRRVVADLYSGVDLTSKSLLDMLRTHGIVQFDPTGDKFDPKEHEALYQAPVPGKEPGTVLECSKVGYKIKDRLLRAAEVGVVQSTE, encoded by the coding sequence atgtcgagctcCGTAACACGCCAGCTCGGCTCGATTCTGCGATCCGCATCGAGATCCGCTCTTGCAGGTTCATCCAAGCAGAGCCTTGCGTCTGTTGCACCTCGAACTTACGGCCTcacctcggcatcgcgaGTCATGAGATTCTCCACAGCCCGAACCGCCTTGAACTCTGCcgaaaagaagaagcaggaCGAGACAAAGGCATCTGGCGAGGCTATGGGCGCCACCGACAAGGACGCGGCAGCCGGCGCTGGCAGCGAGGCGCTGCAAGCTCAgatcaaggagaaggatgccaagatcaaggaaTTGCAAGAGGCCATTCTGTACGGCAAGGCCGACTATCAGAACCTGCAGCGACGATCCAAGGACGAAAAGGCGCAAGCCGGTGACTTTGCCATtaccaagctcgccaaggacCTCACCAGCTCGATCGATATTCTCGGTCTGGCGCTCAAGTCGGTGCCCGAGGAACTTCGCACCGCACCCAAGGATCTTGACTTGAAGGACCCTCGTCGTGTCGTTGCGGATCTTTACTCGGGTGTCGACCTTACTTCCAAGTcgttgctcgacatgctccGAACCCACGGCATCGTCCAGTTTGATCCCACCGGTGACAAGTTCGACCCCAAGGAACACGAGGCTCTGTACCAGGCACCCGTTCCGGGCAAGGAGCCTGGTACCGTGCTCGAATGCAGCAAGGTAGGATACAAGATCAAGGACCGCCTGCTCCGAGCTGCCGAGGTCGGCGTGGTTCAGTCGACCGAATAA